The proteins below are encoded in one region of Manis javanica isolate MJ-LG chromosome 8, MJ_LKY, whole genome shotgun sequence:
- the APEX1 gene encoding DNA repair nuclease/redox regulator APEX1, whose protein sequence is MPKRGKKGSVAEEGEEPKIEPEVKKSKSGAKKNEKEAAGEGPALYEDPPDKKTSPGGKSATLKICSWNVDGLRAWIKKKGLDWVKEEAPDILCLQETKCSENKLPPELQELPGLSHQYWSAPSDKEGYSGVGLLSRQCPLKVSYGIGEEEHDQEGRVIVAEFDTFVLVTAYVPNAGRGLVRLDYRQRWDEAFRKFLKGLASCKPLVLCGDLNVAHEEIDLRNPKGNKKNAGFTPQERQGFGELLQAVPLADSFRHLYPNMAYAYTFWTYMMNARSKNVGWRLDYFLLSHSLLPALCDSKIRSKALGSDHCPITLYLAL, encoded by the exons ATGCCAAAGCGTGGGAAAAAGGGATCGGTGGCCGAAGAGGGTGAAGAGCCCAAGATTG AGCCAGAGGTCAAGAAGAGTAAATCGGGAGCAAAGAAAAACGAaaaagaggcagcaggagaggggCCAGCCCTGTATGAGGACCCCCCAGATAAAAAAACGTCACCCGGTGGCAAGTCAGCCACACTAAAAATTTGCTCCTGGAATGTGGATGGGCTTCGAGCCTGGATTAAGAAGAAAGGCTTAGAT TGGGTAAAGGAAGAAGCCCCAGATATCCTGTGCCTCCAAGAGACGAAATGTTCAGAGAACAAACTGCCACCTGAACTGCAGGAGCTGCCTGGACTATCCCATCAGTACTGGTCAGCTCCCTCAGATAAGGAAGGGTACAGTGGTGTGGGCCTGCTGTCCCGCCAGTGCCCACTCAAAGTCTCCTATGGCATTG GTGAGGAGGAACATGATCAGGAAGGCCGAGTGATTGTGGCTGAATTTGACACATTTGTGCTGGTAACAGCCTATGTACCTAATGCAGGCCGGGGTCTGGTGCGCCTGGATTACAGACAGCGCTGGGATGAAGCTTTTCGCAAGTTCCTGAAGGGGTTGGCTTCCTGCAAGCCCCTTGTGCTATGTGGGGATCTTAATGTGGCTCATGAAGAAATTGACCTTCGCAAccccaagggaaacaaaaagaatgcTGGCTTCACTCCACAAGAGCGTCAAGGCTTTGGGGAGTTGCTGCAGGCTGTGCCACTGGCTGACAGTTTCCGGCATCTCTACCCCAACATGGCCTATGCCTACACCTTCTGGACCTACATGATGAATGCTCGATCCAAAAATGTTGGTTGGCGCCTTGATTACTTTCTGTTGTCTCACTCTCTCTTACCTGCGTTGTGTGACAGCAAGATCCGATCCAAGGCCCTGGGCAGTGACCACTGTCCCATCACCCTATACCTAGCACTATGA